Proteins from a single region of Catenulispora acidiphila DSM 44928:
- the katG gene encoding catalase/peroxidase HPI, with translation MSENHGDIDVDIDHGAQASVGCPVQHGRAAHPTAGGGNRQWWPNRLNLKILAKNPAVANPNGADFDYAAAFNTLDLPAVKADIAAVLSDSRPWWPADFGHYGPFMIRMAWHSAGTYRVHDGRGGGGTGQQRFAPLDSWPDNASLDKARRLLWPVKKKYGQSLSWADLIILTGNVALESMGFQTFGFAGGRPDVWEPDDDVYWGPEQVWLDDQRYTGDRTLEEPLAAVQMGLIYVNPEGPNGTPDPVAAARDIRETFGRMAMNDEETVALIAGGHTFGKTHGAGPSEAVGADPEDAPLEQQGLGWKSSHGSGVGADAITSGLEGIWTNTPTQWDNSFFEILFAHEWELFHSPAGANQWRPKDNGGAGTVPDAFDPAKKHQPTMLTTDLSLRMDPIYEPISRRFKDDPQAFADAFARAWYKLTHRDMGPIVRYLGPEVPSERLLWQDPLPAVDHPLIDAADAAALKERIAATGLTVQQLVTTAWAAAASFRGSDKRGGVNGARIRLEPQNGWEVNEPEKLAPVLAKLEGVVSAFNDGAAGGKKVSLADVIALAGAAGVEKAAKDAGFDVSVPFHPGRTDATQDQTDVESVNYLEPRADGFRNYLGKDATLPAEYLLLDKANLLNLSAPELTVLVGGLRVLGANHGGSTAGVFTDKPGVLTNDFFVNLLDLDTTWTPADTDSTTFEGRDASGTVKWTGTRADLVFGSNSELRALAEVYAGDDAKEKFATEFAAAFGKVLELDRFDLHS, from the coding sequence ATGTCTGAGAACCATGGCGACATCGACGTCGACATCGATCACGGCGCCCAGGCGAGTGTCGGCTGCCCCGTCCAGCACGGAAGGGCGGCCCACCCGACCGCCGGCGGCGGCAACCGCCAGTGGTGGCCGAACCGTCTGAATCTGAAGATCCTGGCGAAGAACCCGGCGGTGGCCAACCCCAACGGCGCGGACTTCGACTACGCCGCGGCGTTCAACACGCTGGACCTGCCGGCCGTGAAGGCGGACATCGCCGCCGTGCTGTCGGACTCGCGCCCCTGGTGGCCGGCGGACTTCGGCCACTACGGCCCGTTCATGATCCGCATGGCCTGGCACAGCGCCGGCACCTACCGCGTGCACGACGGCCGCGGCGGCGGCGGGACCGGCCAGCAGCGCTTCGCCCCGCTGGACTCCTGGCCGGACAACGCCAGCCTGGACAAGGCCCGCCGCCTGCTGTGGCCGGTGAAGAAGAAGTACGGCCAGTCCCTGTCCTGGGCCGACCTGATCATCCTGACCGGCAACGTGGCGCTGGAGTCGATGGGCTTCCAGACCTTCGGCTTCGCCGGCGGCCGCCCCGACGTCTGGGAGCCGGACGACGACGTCTACTGGGGTCCGGAGCAGGTGTGGCTGGACGACCAGCGCTACACCGGCGACCGCACGCTCGAGGAGCCGCTCGCCGCAGTCCAGATGGGTCTGATCTACGTCAACCCCGAGGGCCCGAACGGCACGCCCGACCCGGTCGCCGCCGCCCGCGACATCCGCGAGACCTTCGGCCGCATGGCGATGAACGACGAGGAGACCGTCGCGCTGATCGCCGGCGGCCACACCTTCGGCAAGACCCACGGCGCCGGCCCGTCCGAGGCCGTCGGCGCGGACCCCGAGGACGCCCCGCTGGAGCAGCAGGGCCTGGGCTGGAAGAGCAGCCACGGCAGCGGCGTCGGCGCGGACGCGATCACCTCCGGCCTGGAGGGCATCTGGACCAACACCCCGACGCAGTGGGACAACAGCTTCTTCGAGATCCTGTTCGCCCACGAGTGGGAGCTCTTCCACAGCCCGGCGGGCGCCAACCAGTGGCGCCCGAAGGACAACGGCGGCGCCGGCACCGTCCCGGACGCCTTCGACCCGGCCAAGAAGCACCAGCCGACCATGCTCACCACCGACCTGTCGCTGCGCATGGACCCGATCTACGAGCCGATCTCGCGCCGCTTCAAGGACGACCCGCAGGCCTTCGCCGACGCCTTCGCCCGCGCCTGGTACAAGCTGACGCACCGCGACATGGGCCCGATCGTCCGCTACCTGGGCCCTGAGGTCCCCAGCGAGCGCCTCCTGTGGCAGGACCCGCTGCCGGCCGTCGACCACCCGCTGATCGACGCCGCCGACGCCGCCGCGCTCAAGGAGCGCATCGCGGCCACCGGCCTGACCGTCCAGCAGCTGGTCACCACCGCCTGGGCCGCCGCCGCCTCCTTCCGGGGCAGCGACAAGCGCGGCGGCGTGAACGGCGCCCGCATCCGCCTGGAGCCGCAGAACGGCTGGGAGGTCAACGAGCCGGAGAAGCTGGCGCCGGTCCTGGCCAAGCTCGAGGGCGTCGTCTCGGCCTTCAACGACGGCGCGGCCGGCGGCAAGAAGGTCTCCCTGGCCGACGTGATCGCCCTGGCCGGCGCCGCGGGCGTGGAGAAGGCCGCCAAGGACGCCGGCTTCGACGTCAGCGTGCCCTTCCACCCGGGCCGCACCGACGCCACCCAGGACCAGACCGACGTGGAGTCGGTCAACTACCTGGAGCCCCGCGCCGACGGCTTCCGCAACTACCTCGGCAAGGACGCCACCCTCCCGGCGGAGTACCTCCTGCTGGACAAGGCGAACCTGCTGAACCTGTCCGCGCCGGAGCTGACCGTCCTGGTCGGCGGCCTGCGCGTCCTCGGCGCCAACCACGGTGGCAGCACCGCGGGCGTCTTCACGGACAAGCCCGGCGTCCTGACGAACGACTTCTTCGTCAACCTCCTGGACCTGGACACCACCTGGACGCCCGCCGACACCGACTCCACCACCTTCGAGGGCCGCGACGCCTCCGGCACGGTGAAGTGGACCGGCACTCGCGCCGACCTGGTGTTCGGCTCCAACTCCGAGCTGCGGGCGCTGGCTGAGGTCTACGCCGGCGACGACGCGAAGGAGAAGTTCGCGACGGAGTTCGCCGCGGCCTTCGGCAAGGTGCTCGAGCTGGACCGGTTCGACCTGCACAGCTGA
- a CDS encoding Fur family transcriptional regulator, producing the protein MTASHPPTAAEELRGAGLRVTAARVALLETVRGGDHLDADAIASGVRARVGHVSLQAVYEALHALTAARLVRRIEPAGSPARYEGRVGDNHHHLVCRSCGTVVDVDCAVGAAPCLDPVDDHGFTIDEAEVVYWGLCPGCAVPAGPEG; encoded by the coding sequence ATGACCGCATCCCACCCGCCGACCGCCGCGGAGGAGTTGCGCGGCGCCGGACTCCGGGTGACCGCGGCGCGTGTGGCCCTGCTCGAGACCGTGCGCGGCGGCGACCATCTGGACGCCGACGCCATCGCCTCCGGGGTGCGCGCGCGGGTCGGCCACGTATCGCTGCAAGCCGTCTACGAGGCGCTCCACGCGCTGACCGCCGCCCGGCTGGTGCGGCGGATCGAGCCGGCCGGCAGCCCGGCGCGCTATGAGGGCCGGGTCGGCGACAACCACCACCACCTGGTCTGCCGCAGCTGCGGCACGGTCGTGGACGTGGACTGCGCGGTCGGCGCCGCGCCGTGCCTGGATCCGGTCGACGACCACGGTTTCACCATCGACGAGGCCGAGGTCGTCTATTGGGGGCTGTGCCCCGGCTGCGCCGTCCCGGCCGGACCCGAGGGCTAG
- a CDS encoding LuxR C-terminal-related transcriptional regulator produces MRLVIAEDNVLLREGLQLLLTTVGHEVVAVAGSGPEVVPTLLEHRPDAAILDVRLPPGFRDEGLRAAIQARKLLPGLPILVLSQYVEETYAAELLADGAGGIGYLLKDRVARVEEFQEALERVAAGGTALDPEVVSQLLTRRDPLDSLTPREREVLSLMAQGLDNATIAATLVITERSVSKHIGNIFGKLGLPPDQAGDRRVRAVLTFLEAGD; encoded by the coding sequence GTGCGGCTTGTGATCGCCGAAGACAACGTCCTGTTGCGCGAGGGTCTGCAACTGTTGCTGACCACCGTCGGCCACGAGGTGGTGGCCGTCGCCGGCAGCGGCCCGGAGGTGGTCCCGACCCTGCTGGAGCACCGCCCCGACGCCGCGATCCTGGACGTCCGCCTCCCCCCGGGCTTCCGCGACGAGGGCCTTCGCGCCGCGATCCAAGCCCGCAAACTCCTGCCCGGCCTACCGATCCTGGTCCTGTCGCAGTACGTGGAGGAAACCTACGCCGCCGAACTCCTCGCCGACGGCGCCGGCGGCATCGGCTACCTCCTCAAGGACCGCGTGGCCCGCGTCGAGGAATTCCAGGAGGCCCTGGAACGCGTCGCCGCCGGCGGCACAGCACTGGACCCCGAGGTGGTCTCCCAACTGCTGACCCGCCGCGACCCCCTGGACTCCCTCACCCCGCGCGAACGCGAAGTCCTGTCCCTGATGGCACAAGGGCTGGACAACGCCACCATCGCCGCGACCCTGGTGATCACCGAACGCTCGGTGAGCAAGCACATCGGGAACATCTTCGGCAAGCTCGGACTGCCGCCGGACCAGGCCGGGGACCGGCGGGTGCGGGCCGTGCTGACGTTTTTGGAGGCCGGGGACTGA
- a CDS encoding sensor histidine kinase: MKIRARFARSLRSTWYLVAGLRTALPALLGVCLLPLALLLAFGVPGLPWVAGRIRALTNVERRRAAKVLGQPILEPATPQAINPYQQYFSLMRSTAVWRDIGWMFVHGFVGLIVTVFSVEMWLTIPWNLALPFWWWTQPPGTLGAILQIYTWPQAIAYPVGSAALFIVIQLFLQPWLARFEGWYAQRLLGPTRRTELAARVESLTETRAEALEAHGAELRRIERDLHDGTQAQLVSAALRLGLADQRFDADPGGARKLMLDARTGIEDALAELRDVIRGIHPPILSDRGLAGAVRALAAGRPVPVSVEIPEPDRRCPAAVEAAAYFVVAEALTNVAKHSGAAHAWVSVRHDGPYLTVRVRDDGRGGADPAGGSGLAGIRRRVAALDGVTRIDSRTDGTGTTVEVELPCGL, encoded by the coding sequence ATGAAGATCCGTGCCCGGTTCGCCCGGAGCCTGCGCTCGACCTGGTACCTGGTCGCCGGGCTGCGCACGGCGCTGCCCGCGCTGCTCGGCGTCTGCCTGCTGCCGCTGGCGCTGCTGCTGGCGTTCGGCGTGCCGGGGCTGCCGTGGGTCGCCGGGCGGATCCGGGCCCTGACCAACGTCGAGCGGCGCCGCGCGGCGAAGGTCCTGGGGCAGCCGATCCTGGAGCCGGCGACGCCGCAGGCGATCAATCCGTATCAGCAGTATTTCTCGCTGATGCGCTCCACGGCGGTGTGGCGGGACATCGGCTGGATGTTCGTGCACGGCTTCGTCGGGCTGATCGTCACCGTGTTCTCGGTGGAGATGTGGCTGACGATCCCGTGGAACCTGGCGCTGCCGTTCTGGTGGTGGACACAGCCGCCGGGCACGCTCGGCGCCATCTTGCAGATCTACACCTGGCCGCAGGCGATCGCCTACCCGGTGGGGTCGGCGGCGTTGTTCATCGTGATCCAGCTGTTCTTGCAGCCGTGGCTGGCCCGCTTCGAGGGCTGGTACGCCCAGCGCCTGCTCGGCCCGACCCGCCGGACCGAGCTCGCCGCCCGCGTGGAGTCGCTGACCGAGACCCGCGCCGAGGCCCTGGAGGCGCACGGCGCAGAGCTGCGCCGCATCGAGCGCGACCTGCACGACGGCACCCAGGCCCAGCTGGTCAGCGCCGCGCTCCGGCTGGGCCTGGCCGACCAGCGGTTCGACGCCGACCCCGGCGGTGCCAGGAAGCTGATGCTGGACGCGCGCACCGGCATCGAGGACGCGCTGGCCGAGCTGCGCGACGTGATCCGCGGCATCCATCCGCCGATCCTGAGCGACCGCGGGCTGGCCGGGGCGGTGCGCGCGCTGGCCGCCGGACGCCCGGTCCCGGTGTCGGTGGAGATCCCGGAGCCGGACCGGCGCTGCCCGGCGGCGGTGGAGGCGGCGGCGTACTTCGTGGTCGCCGAGGCGCTGACCAACGTCGCCAAGCACAGCGGCGCGGCGCACGCCTGGGTCTCGGTCCGGCATGATGGCCCGTATCTGACGGTGCGCGTCCGCGACGACGGCCGCGGCGGCGCGGACCCCGCAGGGGGCAGCGGCCTGGCCGGCATCCGCCGCCGGGTCGCGGCGCTGGACGGCGTCACCCGTATCGACAGCCGCACCGACGGGACCGGCACGACCGTGGAAGTGGAGCTGCCGTGCGGCTTGTGA
- a CDS encoding ABC transporter ATP-binding protein produces MTAPHAVSATSATDPSGHGGAAVTLERVTKTYGRVTALDNVSWAFRRGSFTAIMGASGSGKSTFLHCASGLDRPTSGTIRLGETDLGKLKETALTELRRDRVGFVFQGYNLVPSMDVQRNITLPLTLGGRRADSGWLTEIVHRVGMADRLGTKPSQLSGGQQQRVAVARALVTRPEIVFADEPTAALDPRTAGHVLRLLREAADATGQTVVLVTHDPTAAAWADSVVFLSEGRIVDELARPTAATVLNRWETL; encoded by the coding sequence ATGACCGCCCCTCACGCCGTGTCCGCGACCTCGGCCACTGATCCCTCCGGCCACGGCGGCGCCGCCGTGACCCTGGAGCGCGTGACCAAGACCTACGGCCGCGTGACCGCGCTGGACAACGTCAGCTGGGCGTTCCGGCGCGGCAGCTTCACCGCGATCATGGGCGCCTCCGGCTCCGGCAAGAGCACGTTCCTGCACTGCGCCTCCGGGCTGGACCGGCCGACCTCCGGCACGATCCGCCTCGGCGAGACCGACCTGGGCAAGCTGAAGGAGACCGCGCTCACCGAGCTGCGCCGGGACCGCGTCGGCTTCGTGTTCCAGGGCTACAACCTGGTGCCCTCGATGGACGTCCAGCGCAACATCACGCTGCCGCTCACGCTCGGCGGGCGGCGCGCGGACTCCGGCTGGCTCACCGAGATCGTGCACCGCGTCGGGATGGCCGACCGGCTTGGCACCAAACCCTCGCAGCTGTCCGGCGGGCAGCAGCAGCGGGTCGCGGTGGCGCGGGCGCTGGTGACCCGGCCGGAGATCGTCTTCGCCGACGAGCCCACCGCCGCCCTGGACCCGCGCACCGCAGGGCACGTGCTTCGGCTGCTGCGCGAGGCCGCGGACGCCACCGGGCAGACCGTGGTGCTGGTCACGCACGACCCGACCGCCGCGGCGTGGGCCGACAGCGTGGTGTTCCTGTCCGAAGGGCGCATCGTCGACGAACTGGCCCGCCCGACCGCCGCGACGGTCCTGAACCGCTGGGAGACGCTGTGA